The Castor canadensis chromosome 8, mCasCan1.hap1v2, whole genome shotgun sequence genome contains a region encoding:
- the Nab2 gene encoding NGFI-A-binding protein 2 isoform X2 has protein sequence MVSAAQRPRLPPPTPGPSLRLYPRPPPASPAASAAPGLALRASCGGGGAERRQAQPGSGGGAEAQTETRRLGERRRGGRDGAWTAVDTASRTGQSAAHIRGRVPGTKRDGPGGLRPSMHRAPSPTADKPSGGGDSARRTPQPRLKASARAMALPRTLGELQLYRVLQRANLLSYYETFIQQGGDDVQQLCEAGEEEFLEIMALVGMATKPLHVRRLQKALREWATNPGLFSQPVPAVPVSSIPLFKISETAGTRKGSMSNGHSSPGEKAGSARSFSPKSPLELGEKLSPLPGGPGAGDPRIWPGQSTPESDVGAGGEEEAGSPPFSPPAGGGVPEGTGAGGMVAGGVGGGPDRLEPEMVRMVVESVERIFRSFPRGDAGEVTSLLKLNKKLARSVGHIFEMDDNDSQKEEEIRKYSIIYGRFDSKRREGKQLSLHELTINEAAAQFCMRDNTLLLRRVELFSLSRQVARESTYLSSLKGSRLHSEELGGPPLKKLKQEVGEQSHPEIQQPPPGPESYAPPYRPSLEEDNASLSGESLDGHLQEFEEGLLDRCPAPGPHPALVEGRRSSVKVEAEASRQ, from the exons ATGGTCTCGGCGGCCCAAAGGCCCCggctcccaccccccacccccggtcCCAGCCTCCGGCTCTACCCACGCCCTCCTCCCGCCAGCCCGGCAGCCAGCGCAGCGCCGGGCCTCGCTCTCCGTGCGTCCTGCGGGGGTGGAGGCGCGGAGAGGCGGCAAGCGCAGccggggagtggggggggggcagAGGCACAGACAGAGACGCGGAGGCTCGGGGAGAGAAGACGTGGAGGGAGGGACGGAGCCTGGACAGCGGTGGACACGGCCTCGCGCACCGGGCAGAGCGCAGCGCACATCAGGGGCCGAGTGCCGGGCACGAAGAGGGACGGCCCGGGTGGTCTCCGGCCGTCCATGCACAGAGCGCCTTCTCCCACAGCTGACAAGCCATCGGGCGGAGGGGACAGCGCCCGCCGGACCCCGCAGCCCAGACTCAA GGCAAGTGCCCGAGCCATGGCACTGCCTCGGACGCTGGGGGAGCTGCAGCTGTATCGGGTCCTGCAGCGTGCCAATCTCTTATCCTACTACGAGACCTTCATCCAGCAGGGAGGGGACGATGTCCAGCAACTGTGTGAGGCGGGTGAGGAGGAGTTCCTGGAGATCATGGCACTTGTAGGCATGGCCACCAAGCCCCTCCATGTCCGACGTCTGCAGAAGGCACTAAGAGAGTGGGCCACCAATCCAGGGCTCTTCAGCCAACCAGTGCCTGCTGTGCCTGTATCCAGCATCCCACTTTTCAAGATCTCTGAAACTGCTGGTACTCGGAAAGGGAGCATGAGCAATGGTCATAGCAGCCCAGGGGAAAAGGCGGGCAGTGCCCGCAGTTTTAGCCCCAAGAgcccccttgaacttggagagaaGTTATCGCCATTGCCTGGGGGACCTGGAGCAGGGGATCCCCGGATCTGGCCAGGCCAGAGCACTCCAGAGTCAGACGTTGGGGCAGGAGGTGAAGAGGAGGCTGGTTcacctcccttctccccacctgCTGGGGGAGGAGTCCCTGAGGGGACTGGGGCTGGGGGAATGGTAGCAGGTGGGGTTGGGGGTGGTCCAGACCGACTGGAGCCAGAGATGGTACGCATGGTGGTGGAGAGTGTGGAGAGGATCTTCCGGAGCTTCCCAAGGGGTGATGCTGGGGAGGTCACATCCCTGCTGAAGCTGAATAAGAAGCTGGCACGGAGCGTTGGGCACATCTTTGAGATGGATGATAATGACAGTCAGAAAGAAGAGGAGATCCGCAAGTACAGCATCATCTATGGCCGCTTTGACTCCAAACGGAGGGAGGGCAAGCAGCTGAGCTTGCATGAG TTAACCATCAATGAGGCTGCTGCCCAGTTCTGCATGAGGGACAACACACTGTTGCTTCGGAGGGTGGAGCTCTTCTCCCTGTCCCGTCAAGTGGCACGAGAGAGCACTTATCTGTCCTCCTTGAAGGGCTCCAG GCTCCACTCTGAAGAATTAGGAGGTCCTCcactgaagaaactgaaacaGGAG GTTGGAGAACAGAGTCATCCTGAAATCCAACAGCCTCCCCCAGGCCCTGAGTCCTATGCACCCCCATACCGCCCCAGTCTGGAGGAAGACAATGCCAGTCTGTCTGGGGAGAGTCTGGATGGACACCTGCAGG AGTTCGAGGAAGGGCTGTTGGACCGATGCCCAGCTCCAGGACCCCATCCTGCTCTGGTTGAGGGTCGCAGAAGCAGCGTGAAAGTGGAGGCTGAGGCTAGCAGGCAATGA
- the Nab2 gene encoding NGFI-A-binding protein 2 isoform X1 — MVSAAQRPRLPPPTPGPSLRLYPRPPPASPAASAAPGLALRASCGGGGAERRQAQPGSGGGAEAQTETRRLGERRRGGRDGAWTAVDTASRTGQSAAHIRGRVPGTKRDGPGGLRPSMHRAPSPTADKPSGGGDSARRTPQPRLKASARAMALPRTLGELQLYRVLQRANLLSYYETFIQQGGDDVQQLCEAGEEEFLEIMALVGMATKPLHVRRLQKALREWATNPGLFSQPVPAVPVSSIPLFKISETAGTRKGSMSNGHSSPGEKAGSARSFSPKSPLELGEKLSPLPGGPGAGDPRIWPGQSTPESDVGAGGEEEAGSPPFSPPAGGGVPEGTGAGGMVAGGVGGGPDRLEPEMVRMVVESVERIFRSFPRGDAGEVTSLLKLNKKLARSVGHIFEMDDNDSQKEEEIRKYSIIYGRFDSKRREGKQLSLHELTINEAAAQFCMRDNTLLLRRVELFSLSRQVARESTYLSSLKGSRLHSEELGGPPLKKLKQEVGEQSHPEIQQPPPGPESYAPPYRPSLEEDNASLSGESLDGHLQAVGSCPRLTPPPADLPLALPTHGLWSRHILQQTLMDEGLRLARLVSHDRVGRLSPCVPAKPPLAEFEEGLLDRCPAPGPHPALVEGRRSSVKVEAEASRQ, encoded by the exons ATGGTCTCGGCGGCCCAAAGGCCCCggctcccaccccccacccccggtcCCAGCCTCCGGCTCTACCCACGCCCTCCTCCCGCCAGCCCGGCAGCCAGCGCAGCGCCGGGCCTCGCTCTCCGTGCGTCCTGCGGGGGTGGAGGCGCGGAGAGGCGGCAAGCGCAGccggggagtggggggggggcagAGGCACAGACAGAGACGCGGAGGCTCGGGGAGAGAAGACGTGGAGGGAGGGACGGAGCCTGGACAGCGGTGGACACGGCCTCGCGCACCGGGCAGAGCGCAGCGCACATCAGGGGCCGAGTGCCGGGCACGAAGAGGGACGGCCCGGGTGGTCTCCGGCCGTCCATGCACAGAGCGCCTTCTCCCACAGCTGACAAGCCATCGGGCGGAGGGGACAGCGCCCGCCGGACCCCGCAGCCCAGACTCAA GGCAAGTGCCCGAGCCATGGCACTGCCTCGGACGCTGGGGGAGCTGCAGCTGTATCGGGTCCTGCAGCGTGCCAATCTCTTATCCTACTACGAGACCTTCATCCAGCAGGGAGGGGACGATGTCCAGCAACTGTGTGAGGCGGGTGAGGAGGAGTTCCTGGAGATCATGGCACTTGTAGGCATGGCCACCAAGCCCCTCCATGTCCGACGTCTGCAGAAGGCACTAAGAGAGTGGGCCACCAATCCAGGGCTCTTCAGCCAACCAGTGCCTGCTGTGCCTGTATCCAGCATCCCACTTTTCAAGATCTCTGAAACTGCTGGTACTCGGAAAGGGAGCATGAGCAATGGTCATAGCAGCCCAGGGGAAAAGGCGGGCAGTGCCCGCAGTTTTAGCCCCAAGAgcccccttgaacttggagagaaGTTATCGCCATTGCCTGGGGGACCTGGAGCAGGGGATCCCCGGATCTGGCCAGGCCAGAGCACTCCAGAGTCAGACGTTGGGGCAGGAGGTGAAGAGGAGGCTGGTTcacctcccttctccccacctgCTGGGGGAGGAGTCCCTGAGGGGACTGGGGCTGGGGGAATGGTAGCAGGTGGGGTTGGGGGTGGTCCAGACCGACTGGAGCCAGAGATGGTACGCATGGTGGTGGAGAGTGTGGAGAGGATCTTCCGGAGCTTCCCAAGGGGTGATGCTGGGGAGGTCACATCCCTGCTGAAGCTGAATAAGAAGCTGGCACGGAGCGTTGGGCACATCTTTGAGATGGATGATAATGACAGTCAGAAAGAAGAGGAGATCCGCAAGTACAGCATCATCTATGGCCGCTTTGACTCCAAACGGAGGGAGGGCAAGCAGCTGAGCTTGCATGAG TTAACCATCAATGAGGCTGCTGCCCAGTTCTGCATGAGGGACAACACACTGTTGCTTCGGAGGGTGGAGCTCTTCTCCCTGTCCCGTCAAGTGGCACGAGAGAGCACTTATCTGTCCTCCTTGAAGGGCTCCAG GCTCCACTCTGAAGAATTAGGAGGTCCTCcactgaagaaactgaaacaGGAG GTTGGAGAACAGAGTCATCCTGAAATCCAACAGCCTCCCCCAGGCCCTGAGTCCTATGCACCCCCATACCGCCCCAGTCTGGAGGAAGACAATGCCAGTCTGTCTGGGGAGAGTCTGGATGGACACCTGCAGG CTGTGGGGTCGTGCCCAAGGCTGACGCCGCCCCCTGCTGACCTGCCCCTGGCATTGCCAACCCATGGGCTATGGAGCCGCCACATCCTGCAGCAGACACTGATGGATGAGGGGCTGCGGCTCGCCCGCCTCGTCTCCCACGATCGCGTGGGTCGCCTCAGCCCCTGTGTGCCTGCGAAGCCGCCTCTCGCAG AGTTCGAGGAAGGGCTGTTGGACCGATGCCCAGCTCCAGGACCCCATCCTGCTCTGGTTGAGGGTCGCAGAAGCAGCGTGAAAGTGGAGGCTGAGGCTAGCAGGCAATGA
- the Stat6 gene encoding signal transducer and activator of transcription 6, whose protein sequence is MSLWGLVSKMPPEKLQRLYVDFPQHLRHLLSDWLENQPWEFLIGSDAFCCKMASALLSATVQRLQASAGEQGEGSAILQHINTLESIYQRDPLKLVATFRQILQGEKKAVMEQFRHLPMAFHWKQEELKFNTALRRLQHGVGETRLLREALQQGTEAGQVSLHGLIKTPANGTGPTEALTARLQETVGELEATQALVLKRIQIWKRQQQLAGNGAPFEESLTALQERCESLVDIYSQLQQEVGAAGGELEPKTRASLISRLDEVLRTLVTSSFLVEKQPPQVLKTQTKFQAGVRFLLGLRFLGASAKPPLVRADMVTEKQARELSLPQGSGAGAESTGEIINNTVPLENSIPGNCCSALFKNLLLKKIKRCERKGTESVTEEKCAVLFSTSLVLGPNKLPVQLQALSLPLVVIVHGNQDNNAKATILWDNAFSEMDRIPFVVAERVPWEKMCETLNLKFMAEVGTNRGLLPEHFLFLAQKIFNDNSLSMEAFQHRSVSWSQFNKEILLGRGFTFWQWFDGVLDLTKRCLRSYWSDRLIIGFISKQYVTSLLLNEPDGTFLLRFSDSEIGGITIAHVIRGQDGSPQIENIQPFSTKDLSIRSLGDRIRDLAQLRNLYPKKPKDEAFRSHYKPEQMGKDGRGYVPATIKMTVERDQPLPTPEPQMPAMVPSYDLGMAQDPSISMQLGPDMVSSVYPPHSHSIPSYQSLPPEESVSVLPAFQEPHLQMTPNLSQMSLPYDQPHPQGLLQCQPQEHAVSSPESLLCTDVTMAEDSCLNPPVGFPQSTWVGENMFPPLLPPTEQDLTKLLLEGQGEAGGGSLGAQPLLQPSPYGQSGISMSHLDLRANPSW, encoded by the exons ATGTCTCTGTGGGGTCTGGTCTCCAAGATGCCCCCAGAAAAGCTGCAGCGGCTCTATGTTGACTTCCCCCAACACCTGCGGCATCTCCTGAGTGACTGGCTGGAGAACCAGCCCTG GGAGTTCCTGATTGGTTCAGATGCTTTCTGCTGCAAAATGGCTAGTGCCCTACTTTCAGCCACTGTCCAGCGTCTTCAGGCTTCCGCAGgagagcagggggaggggagtgcCATCTTGCAACACATCAACACCTTGGAG AGCATATATCAGAGGGACCCTTTGAAGCTGGTGGCTACTTTCAGACAAATACTTCAAGGGGAGAAAAAAGCTGTTATGGAACAG TTTCGCCACCTGCCAATGGCCTTCCACTGGAAGCAGGAAGAACTCAAGTTTAACACAGCTCTGCGGAGACTACAACATGGAGTGGGGGAGACCCGCCTTCTTCGGGAAGCCCTGCAGCAGGGGACTGAGGCTGGCCAAG TATCTCTACACGGCTTGATAAAAACTCCTGCCAATGGGACTGGGCCAACTGAG GCCCTGACCGCGCGGCTGCAGGAGACTGTGGGGGAGCTGGAGGCCACCCAAGCCCTGGTGTTGAAGAGGATCCAGATTTGGAAACGGCAGCAGCAGCTGGCAGGGAATGGCGCACCCTTTGAGGAGAGCCTGACTGCACTACAGGAGAG GTGTGAGAGCCTGGTGGACATTTattcccagctacagcaggaagtagGGGCAGCTGGTGGGGAGCTTGAGCCCAAGACCCGGGCATCACTGATTAGCCGACTAGATGAAGTCCTGAGAACCCTGGTGACCAG CTCTTTCCTGGTGGAGAAGCAGCCCCCACAGGTTCTGAAGACTCAGACCAAATTTCAGGCTGGTGTTCGATTCCTGCTAGGCTTGCGTTTCCTGGGGGCCTCAGCCAAGCCTCCACTGGTCAGGGCCGACATGGTGACTGAGAAGCAGGCGAGGGAGCTGAGCCTGCCCCAGGGGTCTGGGGCTGGAGC GGAGAGCACTGGGGAGATCATCAACAACACAGTGCCCCTGGAGAACAGCATCCCGGGGAACTGCTGCTCAGCCCTGTTCAAGAACCTG CTCCTGAAGAAAATCAAGCGGTGTGAGCGGAAGGGCACTGAATCTGTCACTGAGGAGAAGTGTGCAGTGCTCTTCTCTACTAGCCTTGTGCTTGGCCCCAACAAACTCCCTGTCCAGCTCCAG GCCCTGTCTCTGCCCTTGGTGGTCATTGTCCATGGTAACCAAGACAACAATGCCAAAGCTACTATCCTCTGGGATAATGCCTTCTCTGAGATG gACCGTATTCCCTTTGTGGTGGCTGAGCGGGTACCCTGGGAGAAGATGTGTGAAACTCTGAACCTCAAGTTCATGGCTGAGGTGGGGACCAACCGGGGACTGCTCCCAGAGCACTTCCTCTTCCTGGCACAGAAGATCTTCAATGACAACAGCCTTAGCATGGAGGCCTTCCAGCATCGTTCTGTATCCTGGTCACAGTTCAATAAG GAGATCCTGCTGGGCCGTGGCTTCACCTTTTGGCAGTGGTTCGATGGTGTCCTGGATCTCACCAAACGCTGTCTTAGGAGCTACTGGTCAGACCG GCTGATTATTGGCTTCATCAGCAAGCAGTACGTCACTAGCCTTCTTCTCAATGAACCTGACGGAACCTTCCTCCTCCGATTCAGCGACTCAGAGATTGGGGGAATCACCATTGCTCATGTCATTCGGGGCCAGGATG GCTCTCCACAGATAGAGAATATCCAGCCATTCTCTACCAAAGACCTGTCTATTCGCTCCCTGGGTGACCGAATCCGGGATCTTGCTCAACTCAGAAACCTCTATCCCAAGAAACCCAAGGATGAGGCTTTCCGGAGTCATTACAAGC CTGAACAGATGGGGAAGGATGGGAGGGGTTATGTGCCGGCTACCATCAAGATGACTGTGGAAag gGACCAGCCCCTTCCAACTCCAGAGCCCCAGATGCCTGCCATGGTACCCTCTTATGATCTTGGAATGGCCCAGGATCCCTCCATAAGCATGCAGCTTGGACCAGATATGGT GTCCTCAGTGTACCCCCCACACTCTCATTCCATCCCCTCATATCAAAGCCTGCCCCCAGAAGAGTCGGTCAGTGTGCTGCCAGCCTTCCAGGA GCCTCACCTGCAGATGACCCCTAACCTGAGCCAGATGAGCCTGCCTTATGACCAGCCTCACCCCCA GGGCCTACTGCAGTGCCAGCCTCAGGAGCATGCTGTGTCTAGCCCCGAGTCCCTGCTCTGCACAGATGTGACCATGGCAGAAGACAGCTGCCTGAATCCTCCAGTGGGATTTCCCCAGAGCACCTG GGTCGGTGAAAATATGTTCCCtcccctcctgcctcccactgaACAAGACCTCACCAAGCTTCTCCTGGAGGGCCAAGGGGAGGCAGGGGGAGGGTCCTTGGGAGCCCAGCCCCTCTTGCAGCCCTCCCCCTATGGGCAGTCTGGGATCTCAATGTCTCACCTGGACCTAAGGGCCAACCCCAGTTGGTGA